Proteins encoded by one window of Candidatus Bipolaricaulota bacterium:
- a CDS encoding 2-C-methyl-D-erythritol 2,4-cyclodiphosphate synthase yields the protein MTEVCTGLGIDFHRFAEGRPLVIGGVEIPHDKGLLGHSDADVLVHAICDALLGAAGLGDIGTHFPDTDPRYSGISSLRLLEQVMGMVREAGWRPVNVDCVLIAQSPKLGPHFPRMRDALSPLLAIPPDRIGLKATTPERMGALGREEGIAALCTCLIETA from the coding sequence GTGACAGAGGTTTGCACCGGGCTTGGGATCGATTTTCATCGGTTTGCGGAGGGGCGTCCGCTCGTGATCGGCGGAGTGGAAATCCCCCATGATAAAGGCCTCCTCGGCCATTCCGACGCTGATGTCCTCGTCCATGCCATCTGCGACGCCCTCCTCGGCGCCGCCGGGCTCGGGGATATCGGGACCCATTTTCCAGACACCGATCCCCGTTACAGCGGGATCTCCAGCCTGCGGCTGTTGGAGCAGGTGATGGGGATGGTCAGGGAAGCGGGCTGGCGCCCGGTCAACGTCGATTGTGTCCTGATCGCGCAATCTCCGAAGCTCGGCCCGCACTTCCCGCGGATGCGGGATGCCCTCTCCCCGCTCCTCGCAATCCCTCCTGATCGGATCGGGCTCAAAGCAACGACCCCCGAGAGAATGGGGGCGCTCGGCCGCGAGGAGGGGATCGCCGCCCTGTGCACCTGCCTCATCGAAACAGCCTGA